The following are encoded together in the Panicum virgatum strain AP13 chromosome 6K, P.virgatum_v5, whole genome shotgun sequence genome:
- the LOC120712102 gene encoding uncharacterized protein LOC120712102 has protein sequence MEGVGARLGRTSARYGPATTFTGPVRKWRKEWVPVAAAAAASANGGAASSTGKGSDGGSRGNDLLLFKWTPVNGTNGGGGGDGEQQAAAEETATRRRRYVPVSVVEEERQESVKSDDENKANDGDPSSNETEPSNGKTDINGTPMDEPQALDEDARDSGKNGGGTDLNLNLGLKDPDGDNEGDTAEQHEVAKNTHTQNNRFKRKSVTPDLEMRM, from the exons ATGGAGGGCGTGGGCGCGCGTCTAGGGCGCACTTCCGCGCGCTACGGCCCGGCGACGACTTTCACGGGCCCCGTCAGGAAGTGGCGCAAGGAGTGggtccccgtcgccgccgccgccgctgccagcgcCAACGGAGGAGCGGCGTCCTCCACGGGTAAGGGATCCGATGGGGGATCCCGTGGGAATGACCTTCTCCTGTTTAAGTGGACCCCGGTAAACGGGACcaacgggggaggaggaggcgacggggagcagcaggcggcggcagaggagacGGCCACCAGACGCCGGCGGTATGTGCCG GTTTCTGTAGTTGAAGAGGAAAGGCAAGAATCTGTGAAATCTGATGATGAGAATAAAGCTAATGATGGAGATCCGTCTTCAAATGAAACTGAGCCATCAAATGGAAAGACTGATATCAATGGTACACCTATGGATGAACCTCAG GCATTAGATGAGGATGCTCGAGATTCTGGTAAAAATGGTGGTGGAACAGACCTAAATTTGAATTTAGGTTTGAAAGACCCGGACGGTGATAATGAAGGTGACACAGCAGAGCAACATGAAGTGGCCAAGAACACACATACACAGAATAATAGATTCAAGAGGAAATCTGTAACCCCTGACCTTGAGATGAGAATGTAA